The proteins below come from a single Papaver somniferum cultivar HN1 chromosome 11, ASM357369v1, whole genome shotgun sequence genomic window:
- the LOC113323876 gene encoding TIMELESS-interacting protein-like has protein sequence MEKTGGGGGGAPSATGCYKCGRPGHWSRDCPSSSSATNPNPISTSNTNPKSNTYFSGSSSSSFKNAGGGFSKPLIDKPIEKPKKIPRARPKLTPNLLLSDDGLGYILRHFPRSFKFRGRGHEVDDLGNLIDLYTQWHHRLLPYYSFDQFVEKVEQVGATRQVRTCVRDLRDRVSHGGDPSKLHEPPVHLNEPVEPTPVPENANNLENPIPDVGDSVLETHHDMDVEEEMLDEVYQAATSETSHPSPHPVTTSTVQVPSDHNSSLNKLPNQPSDNGASGSSTVQLSDEQKARIEANRLKALERAAARALLSQAG, from the exons ATGGAGAAGACTGGAGGAGGTGGAGGAGGAGCACCATCAGCAACAGGGTGTTATAAATGTGGTCGTCCTGGTCACTGGTCTAGAGATTGTCCATCATCCTCTTCAGCGACAAACCCTAACCCTATTTCCACTTCTAATACCAATCCCAAATCTAACACTTATTTCAGtggatcttcatcatcatctttcaAAAACGCAGGTGGTGGCTTTTCAAAACCCTTAATAGACAAACCTAttgaaaagcccaaaaaaattccaAGAGCTAGACCTAAACTCACTCCTAACCTTCTCCTTTCTGATGATGGCCTTGGTTATATTCTTCGTCATTTCCCTCGATCTTTCAAATTCCGCGGTCGCGGACATGAG GTTGATGATCTGGGAAACCTGATTGATCTATACACTCAATGGCACCATCGTCTACTTCCTTACTACTCGTTTGATCAGTTCGTTGAGAAAGTGGAGCAAGTTGGCGCCACTAGACAAGTTCGG ACATGTGTTAGAGATTTGAGAGACAGAGTTTCCCATGGAGGGGATCCCTCAAAGTTACATGAACCACCTGTCCACCTTAACGAACCTGTTGAGCCAACTCCTGTACCAG AGAATGCTAACAACTTGGAAAACCCTATTCCCGATGTGGGAGATTCAGTACTGGAGACCCACCATGATATGGATGTGGAGGAAGAAATGCTTGATGAGGTTTACCAGGCGGCTACTAGT GAAACAAGTCATCCATCACCACATCCAGTGACTACTTCAACTGTGCAAGTACCGTCTGATCACAATAGTTCACTAAATAAATTACCAAATCAGCCATCAGATAATGGGGCAAGTGGTTCTAGTACTGTCCAATTGTCTGATGAACAAAAAGCTCGTATAGAAGCTAACCGGTTGAAGGCTTTAGAGAGAGCTGCTGCTCGTGCCCTGTTGTCGCAGGCAGGTTAA